A part of Streptomyces sp. NBC_01497 genomic DNA contains:
- a CDS encoding GntR family transcriptional regulator, with protein MANRYQSIADDLRRLIETGKWLPGHRLPSELDLATRYSVSTPTLRNALEVLQVEGLVEKRHGSGNFVRQPQDRVRYAIGECGVERQASSGEGTEVSSERSVVAADSRTASVLEVPTGSALTEYVFTSRRLGSLRSLARVYVPHSVAVLGEAGASGSPWGGAVRDMLAAAGVQVMATVERVVSRFATSNEAQLLHIATRTPVLAVERLSTDANGQVVELALLVLPGDRAEVLLTTRCAHEGEVAAR; from the coding sequence ATGGCTAACCGCTATCAGTCGATCGCTGACGACCTCCGTCGCCTCATCGAAACCGGCAAGTGGTTGCCGGGTCACCGGCTCCCCTCGGAACTCGACCTCGCCACTCGCTACAGCGTCAGCACGCCAACCCTGCGCAACGCCCTCGAAGTCCTCCAGGTCGAGGGCTTGGTGGAGAAACGCCATGGCAGCGGCAACTTCGTCCGTCAGCCTCAGGACCGGGTCAGGTACGCGATCGGTGAATGCGGTGTCGAGCGACAGGCATCGAGCGGGGAGGGCACCGAGGTCAGTTCCGAGCGTTCCGTAGTGGCGGCCGACAGTCGGACGGCATCGGTTCTGGAAGTGCCCACCGGGAGTGCGCTGACCGAGTACGTGTTCACCAGTCGTCGCCTCGGATCGCTGCGAAGCTTGGCTCGCGTCTACGTGCCGCATTCCGTAGCGGTACTCGGAGAAGCCGGCGCTTCCGGCTCCCCCTGGGGCGGCGCCGTTCGGGACATGCTGGCCGCGGCCGGCGTCCAGGTGATGGCGACGGTCGAAAGGGTGGTTTCCCGTTTCGCGACATCGAACGAGGCGCAGCTACTGCACATCGCGACCCGCACACCGGTCCTCGCGGTAGAGCGTCTGTCGACGGATGCCAACGGGCAAGTCGTGGAACTGGCGTTGCTCGTTCTCCCGGGCGACCGCGCCGAGGTCCTTCTCACTACACGCTGCGCCCATGAGGGAGAGGTGGCCGCCAGGTGA
- a CDS encoding FkbM family methyltransferase, which translates to MDVPGLMSAEAGQVTAHARDAFLSLGRGYVRYAPGTLGDTSRVSRYLNGRLKEHSRRRVVQSRFGARFAVDTQDLIQRYLYLFGVWEPNMTRWLQGRLTPGDTFIDVGANIGYYSVLASGLVGNAGRVVAIEASSTFHHRLSQHVRLNHRANVRTINGAVADEHKKLTFVLASSANMGANSIVPYDGAAESSFDIDAAPLPELLAADEIEKARVIKIDVEGAEGSVVRGMAPMLDRLRTDCEITVEVTPDRVAQLGDSADELLKTFFDRGYHAYRMANSYTPESYVAALRDAPIAPVRLRGPVVGETDLIFSRIDAETLA; encoded by the coding sequence ATGGACGTACCCGGCCTCATGAGTGCGGAGGCCGGCCAGGTGACGGCCCACGCACGCGACGCTTTCCTCAGCCTCGGCCGGGGCTACGTCCGCTATGCGCCCGGAACGCTGGGCGATACCTCTCGTGTAAGCCGGTACCTGAACGGCCGGCTGAAGGAGCACTCTCGACGCCGAGTCGTTCAGTCCCGGTTCGGGGCACGGTTCGCTGTGGACACGCAGGACCTGATCCAGCGGTACCTGTACCTGTTCGGGGTGTGGGAACCGAACATGACGCGTTGGCTCCAGGGGCGGTTGACGCCCGGGGACACCTTCATCGATGTGGGCGCGAACATCGGGTACTACAGCGTTCTGGCGTCAGGTCTCGTGGGCAACGCGGGCCGAGTGGTCGCGATTGAGGCGTCCAGCACCTTCCACCATCGACTGTCACAGCACGTGCGGCTCAATCACCGTGCCAATGTGCGAACCATCAACGGGGCAGTCGCGGACGAGCACAAGAAGCTGACCTTCGTCCTCGCCAGCTCGGCCAACATGGGCGCGAACAGCATCGTTCCGTACGACGGGGCGGCGGAGTCCTCCTTCGACATCGACGCTGCCCCTCTTCCTGAACTGCTCGCGGCCGACGAGATCGAGAAGGCCCGAGTCATCAAAATCGACGTGGAAGGTGCCGAAGGGAGCGTTGTGCGCGGCATGGCACCCATGCTCGACAGGCTCCGGACGGACTGCGAGATCACGGTGGAGGTCACACCCGACCGGGTCGCTCAACTCGGCGACTCAGCAGATGAGTTGCTGAAGACGTTCTTCGATCGCGGATACCACGCGTATCGGATGGCCAACAGCTACACCCCGGAGAGCTACGTCGCAGCGCTCCGCGATGCCCCGATCGCTCCGGTTCGGTTGCGCGGGCCGGTCGTCGGGGAGACCGACCTGATCTTTTCGCGCATCGACGCGGAGACGCTTGCTTGA